CCGTCCGAGAGTACGAGAAAATGTAGACCAAGACAAAAAGTTGATTTATGAGAGAACCCGTTAGAGACCGCGACCGTCTGGAACATATTGTTGAGGCAATAGACCGTATTCTCGGCAATACAGGCCTCAAGTCAAGGGATGAGCTTGAAGCCGACAACCTAAGATACTATGGCATAGTGAAGAGCATTGAGATTATTGGCGAGGCAGCCTATAAACTCACGCGCTCGTTCTGCCGCGAACATGCCGAAACGCCCTGGGAGTTCATCGCCAAGATGCGCCATGTCTTGGTGCATGACTATTATCAGATAGACCCCGACGCCGTATGGAAAGTCATCCAAGAGGACTTGCCTCTACTCCGCGAGCAAGTAAGCCGTTACCTCTCCGATACCGATTGGGAAAAATGGGAACATAACGCAATGGTCATTTCCGAGTCCGCAGCCCACAAAAGCCTCGTGCAGACCGCTGAGCGAATGAAGCTGCGAGGCTACGACACCGAGGAGATTTATAAGATTACAGGATTGGGGCGCGATGAAATAGAGGCGCTATAAAAGATAACAATTTCTTTTGCATTTCACTCGACTTTACTTTGGCTGCCGCCGAAGTTACTTTGTCTCGGAAATGAAAAGAAAACTATTCACATCTTTTTATTCTGAGCTTGCTCGCCACTCACTAAACAGATTGCGGCATTTTTTGTAGCACTTGCCAGATAAGTGCGTATTAGGCTACGTCCTTCTACCGTAATGATATGTTGCATACAGGAATCTTATTCACCTTCAAAAGGCAACTCACCCAAATACTTGTCAAAGTCACTCTGGAACAAACGATCCTGTACTATGCGGTACTTTTCAAATTCTGTTTCGGCATGCTCTTTGGCCTCTTCCGCTGTTACTGAACCTGCCGTTTGCAGTACTTCATTACCTCCAGCCGCCAAGATGGTATCAATCTGTTTGGCCCAGTCCTCCATTGTCATCGGGATGTGGCGCTTAGCCATACGTTCTGCCAATTCCAGTACACCATTCACCAACTGCCCCATGTCTGCCAGTTCCATCTCTTTTAGATAGTTCTTGGCTATCGATACATCCGTCTTGACAATCTTTCCGTCTGGTGCATTCTCCCAGGTCGTCAACCCCATGTGCTCCTGTTCAGCATCAGCACGCTCTACAATTAACTCTGCGGCAGTGCGTCCATGTACGGCATAGTGCATCTTGTTTTGCATCATTTTAAAGAAGAGTCTTGTCGTTGGCGCATCACGATTATAATCAATTGCCGTCGCATAGATGTCCGTCAGTTTCTGATAGAACCGTCGCTCAGACAGACGAATCTCACGTATCTCTGCTAACAGGTGTTCAAAATAGTCCTCATCTAAAAACGTACCATTCTCCATACGTTTCCTATCCAGCACATAACCACGAATAGCATATTCTCGCAGCACGCTCGTAGCCCATTGACGGAATTGAGTAGCCCGGATGCTATTGACACGATACCCCACGCTGATAATCGCATCAAGATTATAGAACTGCGTCATATAGTTCTTCCCATCAGAGGCAGTTGCCGAGATTTTCTCGGTAACTGAATCCTTCACCAGTTCTCCGCTTGCAAATATGTTCTTCAGGTGAAGTCCCACATTGTCCGTCGAACAGTCAAACAACATACCCATTGCCTTCTGGGTACACCACACAGTCTTGTCCTTATAGTAAACCTCTACCCCTTGTCCCTTTCCTTCTATCTGGAAGATGAGGAACTCAGCTGTACTGTTTCTTATTTCTCTACGTTTAGCCATATTTACATAACGTGTTATTCCTATTCTAATGTTTTTCAAACATAATCAGCAGAAATCCCCATGATTTAGAAAGGCATCTAATGTCTCTGAAGGTAATTCGTCCGTTGTCAATGGACGAATTTCAATATGTCCTTTGTCGCCTACAGGAATGATGCTGTTTTGTAAATCGTCCGCTGACAATGGACGATTCTCGAACATACTGCACCATGCCTCATAGAAGATACGCATACGTTTGATGCTGGTCTCAGAAAAACCTCTTAGCCCAGGCAGCTCCTGTTGCAGCAATTCTGAGATGGTACCAATAGCATTGCTGCCCCATCTTGCATGTTTCATATTCGTAATTTATCGAAATCTTCGAATCATATCATTATTGGTGCAAAGATAGAGAAAAACCACTAAATAACATAGTAATTCAACAAGAATTCAATAAACGAAAAACATTTTTTTCTGAGTATTTAAGTTCATAAATCGCTGTATGGCATCATTCATACAATATGTTGACTGATATTCACTATACATAGCCATAAAACGATTTGTTGCTTCATGGGCAACAACAAGATCATATGAACCTATACAATTCTTACAAAGATTTTCTGGTTTAGGATTTCCAAATAAGAAATTGGATAAATATAGACCATGACACACATTAAGTGATAGAAACAAATTGTTATTGGAAGTTTTATTTAGTTCTGATATTTTTGATATTAACTTTGGCCACGAAATATAGTTGTTAGCACAAATACCATAGCCATAGAAACATCCATGAGTGTCTATATGGAGAATAGGAATTTCATTATTTGTCTTCACTTTTGAAATAATAATATCCATAGTATTGTCCCAATCAGAAGCATTATTTAAAACGATTCTGCACATTTGTAACAAATTTTTATTCACAGAATTAAAAAGTATATTGGAATGAGTATACTCATGTGGTTGAAGAAAGCATATTTGATATATTATGTTATATTTGGGATAAATCATAATCTCTAAATCACAATTACAAATCAAATACCTCAAAAAATGAAGACATTAAGAATTTATTCTTTTTTCGTTGCTTCCTTAACAATATGAGATAGGAACTCTAACGTTTCTTTTAAATTCCTGATTTCTTGTTCAGAATAATTAACCTTAGAATATAAGGTATCAATAATTGCTTGCTGTTTTATTATTATTTCTTGCAATTGGCGATATTTTTCTTTATTACTATTCTGCCATTGGCGGATTTTTTTATATCCCCAGGGGATAAGAATTGAGGAAAAACCTAAAGGACAAAGCATTAATGCGACTGTAGAAGCTAAAGAAGATAATGCTGTAGCAGAAGTAATTGTTGCAATAGAAATACCCATTTTCCCCAAACTAGAAGAAATATCTTGCTGAGGGTTATCAATGGTCAGATCGACCGCTTTTAAGACATTTGTAAGTTCAAGATTTGTTTTTTTCACTTTTATTCAAAATAATAATCGATTTTTCTAATTTCTTCTTCTAATGTTTTATCCAATTCTTGTTGTATGAATTGTTCTTTTACTCGTGTAATGAATCTAACATCTGCGAACAATCTGTACAAAGTGACTAACAAGCCACCTAAATCTAACTTTTTCCATGCTGCTTCATTTCCCATATATGCACTTACACCAACATAACTCAAATTTAGGGTTGATGAGATTGCATCGGAATACAACAATATCTTCCTTGTTCGTACTTCATAATGATCCCTGCTTCCATCAATAGCAGGACGATAGAATAAGCCATGCATTAAACCAATTATCATATTTATTAGTATTGCAACTACAGCCTGACTTCCTACAATTTCGACGTCTCGCAACAAACACAAAGAATCATAATGTTCAGAATACAGTTTGCTTGCTAAATCAGGATTGAAAGTTTCAAGTAAAGGTACGGGTAATCCCCACTTTGTAAAAACATCTGATTTTAAATGTGCTGCTTGAGCAAAGAGAGCTGCTGGTAAACGGAATTTGTCTTCCAACAGACTATCATAAACTTCGTAAAACATCCTTCCCGCTGTTATCCTTTCACTCATTACAGCATTAGGGTATGTTACTCTATAAGTACCAAACTGAAACTTTTTTGATAGTGTAATAGTGCATGTCATGATATTGGCAGTACCAAAAATCCATCCTATAATTGGATCATGGCCCAACGTATTTTGTCTATGCATACCCTTGCCACCTTCATCAAATCCTACAGGACCACCATTTTGTGCATCATAAGGACATCGTCCTGTTGTTTTTGTACCATCTGCCTTTGGATATTGACCAAAGACAATATCTTTCCATGTCGGATATTTTTCGCTTTTAATATTATCACGATCAGAATGTTTCTTATTGTATTCGTCTTCAGCCTTCTTTTTGATTTTATCGCCTTTTTTATTATCCATTCTCTTGGACTCATCAATGGTTTGCCCCAAATCCCCAACTAATTGTTGGATTATAATCCAACGAGCAGTTTGAAGAGCTGTCGCAATTATAAGAAATGCCAAATCTGTTTTGCACAACTTTGTCTTTTGTGCAAAAAGATTGTTTATACGTTCTATATCAGCTTTGCAATATTGAATTTCTGAAGCAGAAAGAAAATCCTCAATTTCTAGCTGATATGGTATTTCTTTATTAGCATTTTCTACCAAACTTTCCCATGATGGTATATCTGTTCTTTTAATCTTGATAGAATTTCTTGTATCATTAGGAACGAATGGTGGCATTTTCACACCAAAGGTGTCTGCAATTTTTTGGGCCTCATCAATGAGTTTCTCAGTTTCTACTATATTCTTTTCAACTGAGGCAGATGTTGAATTTATTTTTTTACGTTGGTTTTCAAGAACTTTTAATATTTCTTTTTCACCCTTTGTATATTTGTACTCTCCCATTTTTAATTGTTTTTAAGATCTTCTTGCATCTCTTTAACCGCACGTTGCAGCAAAATAATAAGGCCTTCGAGATATTTTATACGTTCTTCTGAAAGAGAACTTCTATTAGCCAACTCTGCTTCTAAAGCGGCAATTTTTGCAACAGCCTCTTTTAAGAGTCTTTCTTTCTCTTGAGTTAGTTTCTTGTTTCTTATGCATCGAGCCCAATAAGCAGCCCCACCACCAACAATAGCTACAGGTGCCGCTAAAACAAAAACACCAGCCACCATACCACCACCAACTAATGAGCCTGCTGCAGCGAGACCAGATGTTATACCTGCAGCTGATAATCCTACAGTACCTGCTCCATAAAGTGCGGCAAAAGAAATAGCTCCACCGCCAACAGCTCCTAAAGCACCTGCTATTGCATCAGGAATAGAACTATTTACTATAGTTCTGCTCTTATCCTTTATCGCTTCATTAGACTCATTGATAACTCTCTCTACAGTCTTTAAAGAATCAATTGTTGAAAAGTTTTTCTTTTTTCCCATTATTGAAATATTTTAGTTGTTAGTTTCACATTTTAGCGACAAGAAGAGAAGGTCACGTCCTCTCTACATACTTGCCTAGTAAGGTTCTGGAAAACCCGGTGTCACAAATATAGTAAGGCAGTCCGTGCCCTTCATCTGGGTACAAGACTGGCTTGACTAAACTCGATTTGACTTCTATTGGGTTAAATTTTCCAGATTTAACTAGGTCAAAGCTTGTCAGCCTGTCGTGCAATATGTCAAATAGAGCGTTGCCGCTCTTCTTCTCTAAGATTGCAGGGGCTAAGATAGGGAATATTTCTGAAACGGCAAAGTATTTACTCACGTTTTTCATATCACGGACTGCATTTGTTTTAATTACAAACTTCCATTACCATCTTTCAGGCGGTAGATGATGTAATTGTTCATTCTGCCTACTGTATTCAGCGTACGACGATCTGCCGCAGAGAGATAAATGTGGTAATCGTTGTAAAGATGCTGGTTCAGCAGGTCGAAATCAATATCTGTAAAGGTAGGATTGCTGTCAAAGTCTGTATTGAGATATCAAGAGGGGTACTTTTTGTTCTAGTTTGCGATTTCCTTTTGTCAAAATAATCGAATATTTGTCTAAAGAACGTGTACAATTTTAACACTTGACAGAACACTGAAAATGACTCAAAAGAATAGCCTGCTGAAGGTTCTTTATTTTAAAAGGACAAACGCAGGAATTAATAGGTATGAAAAGAAATGCTTGCTTTTCTTTTGCATTTCACTCGACTTTTCAATACCAAATTTATTTGAGTATTTTCGAACGTGAGAACTCGAACTTGTTCGCTTGGCTCGTCCAAGAACTTCGAGACATCGTCTCAAAGGTAATCATTCTTTTCTCATAATGACGATGATTACATATCACTGACGGATATGGCTCGTAGTCAGTTGCAAGAACACATTATCTTCCGTTGGCTCAGTCTGAAAAGCACGATTGAGTACCTTGGAGAATGGGAAATGCTCTACAATCCCAATTTTAATTATACCGAATTCGGTACATTTAGAAAAAATGGCGGGCGAAGACGCTAAATTTCAAAAACTTTTTGTACCTTTGCTAGCGTTATTTAAACTCTAACTAATGATTAAAAATAATGAAACAGATAATGAAGAATTTAATGCAATGGGTGCTGGCCGCCGCCCTCATCTGCGGCACAAGCGTATTCACCTCGTGTTCGTCGGACGACGACGACAATTCTTCTCCTAAATCAGGAGCGAACAGCGAACTTGTTGGTCAATGGTATTCCGACGTGTCGGGGGATACTTACGCCGCCTGGACATTCGGTAAGGCATGGCAGCAGACGGAGTTCAATGCCGACGGCACAGGAACCACCACCATCTATTACCTTAACAACGATGACGCCGTGGGCCGTGAGCGCTATTCGTTCACCTATACCGCCACGGACGGACTGCTGACGATGGACATCGCGGAGAGGAACACCAAGACAACAGCCAGATATGCCATGAGCGACGGCAAGTTGCTGCTGATGGAGGGCGAAGACCAGACGGTCATGCAGAAGATGGATGACGCAAAGGCTAAGGACTTTGATGCGTGGAACAGGAAGGAAAACCTGGTCAATGTGCCACAGCCTGCCCGCTACACCGTCTTTGTCTATGGCAATGCGGGAGGCACCATGGATAAGATTATTGAGTATGGCTTCTGGGAGAAGATACAGCCGCTGCTCACGGACCACAACAACGTCCGTGTGGTCTGCTTCTACAAATATGGCAAGGAAAAGTCCGAGGATGGCAAAGACTTTACAGGTAAGTATGCCGACCCGGGTGACATCGTATGGTTCGATCTGAACGACACGACCAAACTGGAGAATATTCGTAACGGAGGACTTCGGGCGCTGGGGTATGAAAAGGAGGCCCAGGAACTGAAACTGTGCGACCCCACGACCGTCAGCGCGTTCATCCAGATCAGCAGTCTGGTGTGTCCTGCCGAGCAGTATGTGTTCAGCATCTGGGGACATGGCAGCGGACTAAGCCCCATGGCCGATGTCCCCGGCAAATACAAAGCCCCCGCCGCTGCACCTGCTACCCGAGGGGTCATTGGCGATGAGTGGAATGAACATGAAGAGCTGGATATGTATGAACTGAGTACCGCCATCCGTTCCGCAGGCTTGAACCGGCTGAACACCATCTTCTTCCACAACTGCCTGATGGGCAACATGGAGACGCTGACCGAGCTGCGCGGCCTGTCCGACTACATTGTGGCCTCGGCACACCTGCTTGTGAGCGAGGGCGAACTGCTCACGGAATACGTCCGCGGACTGCTGGAGAAGGGGAATACCGAGGATGCCATCGCACAGATGTTTGAGCGCGTGCATCCGAAATGGGAACAGTCCTATCACGGTTTTAATGACGAAGACGATGGGAGTAAGACAGAGTACTGGTACAACGGCGACTACAAACTCATCCGTACCGCCAAGCTCGATGCCATTATCAGTGCCGCCAAGCGCCTCGCAGACAGGCTCCTTGCACTCTACCCCACACAGAAGGATGCCATCGACAAGGCCACCAAGGAGGTGTATCGGTTCCATACCCTCATTCTAGATTACTTGTCCCCCAATCAGCGTTCCCTGTTAACCTACGTGAATCCCTTTGTCGATCTGGCAGACTATGCACATTGGTTGGCAAAAGAGACTGGCGACACAGAAATGGCTGCCATCTCTGCCGATCTGGACAAAGCCTTCAGCGAAGCCTTCGTCCACTATGCCGACGTCAACACGAACGAACAGCATCTGGACCACTACACACTGAGCATCTGCCTGACCAACAACAACTTTTACACGGCAGATGCCGCCGAATTGCCTCTTGTTGATTATTTTGTTCCCAATCATCTGTGCAATTTCGACCAAGGCTACGAGCAGACCACATTCCACAAACTGACGGGATGGGGCAACTGGCTACGCACCAACCAGCAACTGCTTTGGGGCAATCCCACAAGCGACGGCGGTGGTCCGCTCAAGTGAATGTAACATAAGTACTAAAACCAATAAGCTACCGTCGGTGAGTAGGGCCTAACGCCAACGATACTAGCGTGATTGTTTTTTCCGAATTTGGTAAAATCCCCCGAAAATTGTGTTAATGCAGTTTCGGGGGATTGTCGTACCTTTGCACTCGTAAACTCGTGCGAAATAAGAGAGAATTTTCAATTGTTCCATGCCTGAAGATTATGGTATACCTTTGCCCGCAAATTTCAAAAACTAAACAAGACATGGAAGTAATTTCAATTGAGCGCAGCACCTACGAGGTAATCGGCTTGCCGCTTCGCTCGTCGAAGAACTGCAGACGAGCTTCAACAACTTTGTTACAAAGATGAAGGAGATGGCTAAATGAGGTTACGATTTAGAGCCCCACCTCTTGCACCAATCCGCATCAAGTTGCTTTTTCCCTTCGTCCTTTGATTCCCCATTATTCCCCGTCTTGCCTTTTATTTACGCGCTTTCTGCGTTAATCTTCCAAAATCCGTTGTTCTTTACAACCTTTTTTCGTAACTTTGCACCCGTAAACGTCCAAAGGACGCTTACCAAACAGAATTATGGATAAGTTTGAGAAGACAAACGCTCAGTTCGAAGAAGCCGTGGCCGAATGCCGCTCGCTGTTCGAGAAGAAGCTGCATGACTATGGGGCTTCATGGCGCATTCTGCGTCCTTCTTCGCTCACCGACCAGTTATTCATCAAGGCAAAACGCATACGCCAGTTGGAAACAACGGGCCTCTCGCTCGTGGGCGAAGGCATAAGGCCTGAATTTATCGGACTGGTGAACTACGGCATTGTAGGACTGATACAATTGGAGAAAGGCTGTGCCGACACGGTGGATATTACACCGCAGGAGGCAATGAAACTATATGACGAGCACGCCCGCGAGGCATTGGAACTGATGAAGCGCAAGAACCACGACTACGACGAAGCGTGGCGCGACATGCGCGTGAGCAGTTATACCGACTTGATACTGACCAAAATTCAGCGCATCAAGGAGATGGAGGACCTGAAAGAAGGTACACTCGTCAGCGAAGGTATTGACGCCAATTATATGGACATCATCAACTATTCGGTGTTCGCACTGATCAAGCTGTAAGAGCGTGGTGAAGAAAATAGCCGTCAACATCTGCCGACTGCTGCTCGCCTCAGTGTTCATATTCTCCGGCTTTACCAAGGCCATCGACCCACTGGGCACGCAATATAAGATAGAAGACTATCTGCAGGCTATGCACTTGGGCGGACTGCTGCCTTCAATAGCCACGTTGGGCGCATCGGTACTGATGGCCGTTATAGAGTTCTGCCTGGGTATCTTCATGCTGTTTGCCATTCGCCGGCGGTTCACATCGCAGATGATGGTGCTCATGATGGCCCTGATGACTCCACTGACGCTGTGGCTGGCGCTGGCCAATCCTATCAGCGACTGCGGATGTTTTGGCGATGCAATAGTGCTGACCAATTGGCAGACGCTACTGAAGAATATAGTACTGCTGGGCGCCGCAATCGTGGTGATGTGCTGGCCGAAAGAGATGTTTCGCTTTGTGACAGAGGCCAATCAGTGGTTGGTAATCAACTACACACCACTGTTTGTCATAGGACTCTCAACGGTATGCCTGTACTACCTCCCACTGTTTGATTTCCGTCCCTACCACGTGGGAACCGACCTCAGACAGGGCTGGCAACAGATGATGGAAGGCGAAGAGTCGCCCTATGCCGACTTCTTCATAGAGCGGACCGACGACGGGAGCGATATCACCGAAGAGGTGCTGAACGACTCGGGCTATGTGTTCCTGTTGATAGCACCCTATCTGGAAGGAGCCGACGACTCGCGACTGGACTTGTTAAACGAGCTCTACGAATATGCCCAGGAGCACAACTATCCGTTCTACGGAATGACTGCCAGTGGCGAGCGAGCCATAAACAGATGGCGCGACATGACGGGAGCAGAATATGACTTCTGCCAGACAGACGGCACGGTGCTGAAGACCATCATACGCAGTAACCCCGGTCTGCTGCTGCTGAAAGACGGCGTCATCATCAGAAAATGGAGCCACAACGACCTGCCGGTAATAGAAGAGGAACAGACTGCCCTTCAACTGGAGGAGATGGAGATAGGACAGATGCCGGAAGACAGCCTACCAGGCAAGATGCTCCAGTTGCTAATGTGGTTTGTGCTGCCACTCACCATCCTCGTAGTGGCCGACCGCACATGGACACTGACTATTATTAACCCTTATAATAAAAAGAAAAAAATGAGAAAGAAAATTGTAGCAGGAAACTGGAAGATGAACATGAATCTCCAGGACGGTATTGCTCTTGCAAAGGAGCTGAACGAGACTCTGAAGGCTGACAAGCCCAACTGTGGTGTAGTAATCTGCACTCCATTCATCCACCTTGCTTCTATCGCACAGTTCCTCGACCAGGACATCATCGGTCTGGGTGCTGAGAACTGCGCTGACAAGGAGAAGGGCGCTTTCACCGGCGAGGTTAGCGCTGAGATGGTAAAGAGCACTGGTGCTCAGTACGTGATTCTGGGCCACTCAGAGCGTCGTGAGTACTACAAGGAGACTCCCGAGATCCTGAAAGAGAAGGTACTGCTGGCTCAGAAGAACGGTCTGAAGGTAATCTTCTGCATCGGTGAGAGCCTGGCAGAGCGCGAGGCCGGCAAGCAGAACGAGGTAGTAAAGGCCGAGCTCGAGGGTTCAGTATTCAACCTCTCTGAAGAGGACTTCCGCAAGATCGTGATCGCCTACGAGCCAATCTGGGCTATCGGTACTGGCAAGACCGCTACCGCTGAGCAGGCTGAAGAGATTCACGCTTATATCCGCAGCATCATCGCCGAGAAGTATGGTCAGGCTGTTGCCGACGACACAACTATCCTCTACGGTGGTTCTTGCAAGGCTTCAAACGCTCCTGAGTTGTTCGCCAAGCCCGACATCG
The sequence above is a segment of the Prevotella sp. E9-3 genome. Coding sequences within it:
- a CDS encoding DUF86 domain-containing protein — translated: MREPVRDRDRLEHIVEAIDRILGNTGLKSRDELEADNLRYYGIVKSIEIIGEAAYKLTRSFCREHAETPWEFIAKMRHVLVHDYYQIDPDAVWKVIQEDLPLLREQVSRYLSDTDWEKWEHNAMVISESAAHKSLVQTAERMKLRGYDTEEIYKITGLGRDEIEAL
- a CDS encoding virulence RhuM family protein, producing the protein MAKRREIRNSTAEFLIFQIEGKGQGVEVYYKDKTVWCTQKAMGMLFDCSTDNVGLHLKNIFASGELVKDSVTEKISATASDGKNYMTQFYNLDAIISVGYRVNSIRATQFRQWATSVLREYAIRGYVLDRKRMENGTFLDEDYFEHLLAEIREIRLSERRFYQKLTDIYATAIDYNRDAPTTRLFFKMMQNKMHYAVHGRTAAELIVERADAEQEHMGLTTWENAPDGKIVKTDVSIAKNYLKEMELADMGQLVNGVLELAERMAKRHIPMTMEDWAKQIDTILAAGGNEVLQTAGSVTAEEAKEHAETEFEKYRIVQDRLFQSDFDKYLGELPFEGE
- a CDS encoding DUF1016 N-terminal domain-containing protein produces the protein MKHARWGSNAIGTISELLQQELPGLRGFSETSIKRMRIFYEAWCSMFENRPLSADDLQNSIIPVGDKGHIEIRPLTTDELPSETLDAFLNHGDFC
- a CDS encoding clostripain-related cysteine peptidase, which translates into the protein MKQIMKNLMQWVLAAALICGTSVFTSCSSDDDDNSSPKSGANSELVGQWYSDVSGDTYAAWTFGKAWQQTEFNADGTGTTTIYYLNNDDAVGRERYSFTYTATDGLLTMDIAERNTKTTARYAMSDGKLLLMEGEDQTVMQKMDDAKAKDFDAWNRKENLVNVPQPARYTVFVYGNAGGTMDKIIEYGFWEKIQPLLTDHNNVRVVCFYKYGKEKSEDGKDFTGKYADPGDIVWFDLNDTTKLENIRNGGLRALGYEKEAQELKLCDPTTVSAFIQISSLVCPAEQYVFSIWGHGSGLSPMADVPGKYKAPAAAPATRGVIGDEWNEHEELDMYELSTAIRSAGLNRLNTIFFHNCLMGNMETLTELRGLSDYIVASAHLLVSEGELLTEYVRGLLEKGNTEDAIAQMFERVHPKWEQSYHGFNDEDDGSKTEYWYNGDYKLIRTAKLDAIISAAKRLADRLLALYPTQKDAIDKATKEVYRFHTLILDYLSPNQRSLLTYVNPFVDLADYAHWLAKETGDTEMAAISADLDKAFSEAFVHYADVNTNEQHLDHYTLSICLTNNNFYTADAAELPLVDYFVPNHLCNFDQGYEQTTFHKLTGWGNWLRTNQQLLWGNPTSDGGGPLK
- a CDS encoding DUF1599 domain-containing protein, with amino-acid sequence MDKFEKTNAQFEEAVAECRSLFEKKLHDYGASWRILRPSSLTDQLFIKAKRIRQLETTGLSLVGEGIRPEFIGLVNYGIVGLIQLEKGCADTVDITPQEAMKLYDEHAREALELMKRKNHDYDEAWRDMRVSSYTDLILTKIQRIKEMEDLKEGTLVSEGIDANYMDIINYSVFALIKL
- the tpiA gene encoding triose-phosphate isomerase codes for the protein MKKIAVNICRLLLASVFIFSGFTKAIDPLGTQYKIEDYLQAMHLGGLLPSIATLGASVLMAVIEFCLGIFMLFAIRRRFTSQMMVLMMALMTPLTLWLALANPISDCGCFGDAIVLTNWQTLLKNIVLLGAAIVVMCWPKEMFRFVTEANQWLVINYTPLFVIGLSTVCLYYLPLFDFRPYHVGTDLRQGWQQMMEGEESPYADFFIERTDDGSDITEEVLNDSGYVFLLIAPYLEGADDSRLDLLNELYEYAQEHNYPFYGMTASGERAINRWRDMTGAEYDFCQTDGTVLKTIIRSNPGLLLLKDGVIIRKWSHNDLPVIEEEQTALQLEEMEIGQMPEDSLPGKMLQLLMWFVLPLTILVVADRTWTLTIINPYNKKKKMRKKIVAGNWKMNMNLQDGIALAKELNETLKADKPNCGVVICTPFIHLASIAQFLDQDIIGLGAENCADKEKGAFTGEVSAEMVKSTGAQYVILGHSERREYYKETPEILKEKVLLAQKNGLKVIFCIGESLAEREAGKQNEVVKAELEGSVFNLSEEDFRKIVIAYEPIWAIGTGKTATAEQAEEIHAYIRSIIAEKYGQAVADDTTILYGGSCKASNAPELFAKPDIDGGLIGGASLKCADFKGIIDAWKK